A window of the Butyricimonas faecalis genome harbors these coding sequences:
- a CDS encoding DUF3872 domain-containing protein, which produces MNALNKKRGLVGMTAILFLGLVACLLSACNDEVDVQQSYPFKVETLPVPTRIVKGETVEIRCELKREGRFSDARYTIRYFQPDGKGTLRMDDGMVLLPNDRYPLDREVFRLYYTSESEDQQTIDIYFEDNSEPAQLCQLTFDFNNETEDEDSVVTADSKELPVTTVRH; this is translated from the coding sequence ATGAATGCATTGAATAAAAAAAGAGGATTGGTCGGAATGACGGCAATCCTGTTCCTGGGTCTGGTGGCTTGTCTGTTGTCCGCCTGCAATGATGAAGTGGATGTACAGCAGTCCTATCCGTTCAAGGTGGAGACCCTGCCTGTCCCCACACGTATTGTGAAAGGCGAGACGGTGGAAATACGGTGTGAACTCAAACGTGAGGGACGGTTTTCCGATGCCCGCTACACCATCCGATATTTCCAGCCGGACGGCAAGGGTACGCTCCGTATGGATGACGGGATGGTGCTGCTGCCCAATGACCGCTATCCCCTTGACAGGGAGGTGTTCAGGCTATACTACACTTCTGAAAGCGAGGACCAGCAGACGATAGACATCTATTTCGAGGACAATAGCGAACCGGCACAGCTTTGCCAATTGACTTTTGACTTCAACAACGAGACGGAGGACGAGGATTCCGTCGTGACTGCGGATAGTAAGGAATTGCCGGTCACAACAGTCAGACACTAA
- a CDS encoding DUF4120 family protein: MKILNEEHFENVKRYAESIGDISLQKCLERLKSWEENPDCPSEISLYYDHAPYSFGFTQRYPDGRTGIVGGLLYHGIPDRSFAVTLQPFHGWQIHT, encoded by the coding sequence ATGAAAATCCTGAATGAAGAACATTTCGAGAATGTAAAGCGTTATGCCGAATCCATCGGTGACATCTCACTCCAGAAATGCCTGGAACGGTTGAAGAGCTGGGAAGAAAATCCTGACTGTCCCAGCGAAATCTCACTCTACTATGACCATGCCCCGTACTCGTTCGGCTTCACCCAACGCTATCCCGACGGAAGGACAGGCATCGTGGGCGGTCTGCTCTATCACGGAATACCGGACCGTTCTTTCGCCGTGACACTACAGCCGTTCCATGGATGGCAGATACACACCTGA
- a CDS encoding glycoside hydrolase family protein, with product MMKLKAIWFAVLSAAVFFSGMPSRAENPVKASPDKFSLAVECVKRFEGWHGEKKHWPYVGWGHKVLPGERFTNGITKAQGDSILRADLRKLCRMFSYLGRDSLLAAVLSYNVGPYRLKGYGKRPKSRLLKKLESGDRNIYKEYVSFRCYKGKVVPSIERRRKVEFMLLFEE from the coding sequence ATGATGAAGTTAAAAGCAATATGGTTTGCGGTGCTTTCCGCTGCGGTCTTTTTTTCAGGTATGCCTTCAAGGGCGGAGAATCCGGTAAAGGCAAGTCCGGACAAGTTCAGTCTTGCGGTCGAGTGTGTCAAGCGATTCGAGGGTTGGCATGGAGAGAAAAAGCATTGGCCTTATGTCGGGTGGGGTCACAAAGTTCTTCCCGGGGAGAGGTTTACCAACGGTATTACAAAAGCACAGGGCGATTCCATTCTGAGAGCAGACCTCCGTAAGTTGTGCCGCATGTTCAGTTATCTGGGACGTGATTCTTTGTTGGCAGCAGTCCTTTCATATAATGTGGGACCCTACAGATTAAAAGGATATGGGAAAAGACCGAAGAGCCGGCTGTTGAAGAAACTGGAGTCGGGCGACCGTAATATTTACAAGGAATATGTCTCTTTCAGGTGCTATAAAGGGAAAGTGGTTCCGAGCATCGAACGGAGAAGGAAGGTGGAATTCATGCTGCTTTTTGAAGAGTAA
- a CDS encoding LPD29 domain-containing protein codes for MAYFQNIHSMADLKKEYRCLALQHHPDKGGDTAIMQRVNTEFEKLYGIWKDKPDVSAASTGYEHDYPGATAKEYTEYVYNEYRWKGRNYKGQHAPEIVELVRAWLKETYPGYKFSVRRENCHSIHIRLMKADFEAFTKESGKVQGDVNHHHIHSDKSLTDRAKEVMMNICDFIMSYNFDDSDPMTDYFHTNFYLTLGIGSYKQPYKVEPPRLGSKDKPEVFKHPEGPAHKAMRRALGKARFGFIESRKYAGEIILGEDCFGSRGELYFWPKEYSSAKMAQKRIDKLEEAGIRCELTGYNGGYIRLLGYTPEMRDSLERERQEYAAAYQAWYSKQNLKTI; via the coding sequence ATGGCTTATTTTCAGAACATACACAGCATGGCGGATCTGAAGAAGGAATACCGCTGCCTGGCATTGCAGCACCATCCGGACAAGGGTGGTGACACTGCAATCATGCAACGGGTGAACACCGAGTTTGAAAAACTGTACGGGATATGGAAAGACAAACCGGATGTTTCAGCGGCTTCAACCGGATATGAACATGACTATCCGGGAGCCACGGCAAAGGAATACACCGAGTACGTGTATAACGAATACCGCTGGAAAGGCCGCAATTACAAGGGACAGCACGCGCCGGAAATCGTGGAACTGGTACGGGCATGGCTCAAGGAGACCTATCCGGGATACAAGTTCTCCGTCAGACGGGAGAATTGCCACTCCATCCATATCCGGTTGATGAAAGCGGATTTCGAGGCGTTCACCAAAGAGTCTGGAAAAGTTCAAGGCGATGTCAACCACCATCATATCCATTCAGACAAATCCTTGACGGACAGGGCAAAAGAAGTAATGATGAATATCTGCGATTTCATCATGTCGTACAATTTCGATGACAGCGACCCCATGACGGACTATTTCCATACCAACTTTTACCTGACGCTCGGAATCGGAAGTTACAAACAGCCGTACAAGGTGGAACCGCCCAGACTCGGCAGCAAAGACAAGCCGGAGGTATTCAAGCATCCGGAAGGTCCGGCACACAAGGCAATGCGCCGGGCATTGGGCAAAGCGCGTTTCGGCTTCATCGAAAGCCGGAAGTATGCCGGGGAAATAATTCTGGGGGAAGACTGTTTCGGCTCACGGGGCGAACTCTATTTTTGGCCGAAGGAATATTCAAGCGCAAAAATGGCCCAAAAACGCATCGACAAACTGGAGGAAGCCGGAATAAGGTGCGAACTCACCGGCTATAACGGAGGATACATCCGCCTGCTCGGGTACACCCCTGAGATGAGAGATTCCCTGGAACGGGAACGTCAGGAGTATGCCGCCGCGTATCAGGCATGGTACTCAAAACAGAATTTGAAAACAATCTGA